In the Caballeronia sp. LZ062 genome, one interval contains:
- a CDS encoding EVE domain-containing protein, producing MRYWLMKSEPDEASIDHLAHAPKKTLPWTGVRNYQARNFMRDQMQIGDAVLFYHSSCPEPGIAGIAKVCSTAYPDPTQFDPKSAYYDPKSAQDTPRWMLVDVRFVKKTRLIALAELREHAELAGMQVLARGNRLSITPVTEDEWRFITERLVEGRN from the coding sequence GATGAAGTCCGAACCGGACGAAGCGAGCATCGATCATCTCGCGCACGCGCCCAAGAAGACGCTGCCGTGGACCGGCGTGCGCAACTATCAGGCGCGCAACTTCATGCGCGATCAGATGCAGATTGGCGACGCCGTGCTCTTCTATCATTCGAGCTGCCCCGAGCCGGGCATCGCGGGCATCGCGAAGGTCTGCTCGACGGCGTATCCCGATCCCACGCAGTTCGATCCGAAAAGCGCCTACTACGATCCGAAATCCGCGCAGGACACGCCGCGCTGGATGCTCGTCGATGTGCGCTTCGTCAAGAAGACGCGGCTCATTGCGCTCGCCGAACTGCGCGAACACGCGGAACTTGCCGGCATGCAGGTGCTCGCGCGCGGCAACCGGCTGTCGATCACGCCGGTGACCGAGGACGAGTGGCGCTTTATTACCGAACGCCTCGTCGAAGGCCGGAACTAA
- a CDS encoding SIMPL domain-containing protein (The SIMPL domain is named for its presence in mouse protein SIMPL (signalling molecule that associates with mouse pelle-like kinase). Bacterial member BP26, from Brucella, was shown to assemble into a channel-like structure, while YggE from E. coli has been associated with resistance to oxidative stress.), whose protein sequence is MNKKTAAVLALAMSSATLAYSATAAAQTVIANPQPAGVLSLSAQASAQVPQDVVTITLFYEQEAADPSSLTATLNQRAEAALREAKGVDGVTAKSGSFTVYPSTDRDGKISAWRGRTEIVLESHDFAAASKLAGKMSASMQVGNVTFSLSPEAQRAAEQKLSTQAIDSFRKQAQAASQAFGYSSYSIREVNVGHSGVAPRPVMMMQSRAMNADAKMAAPMALEAGTTTVTVDVSGSVQMGR, encoded by the coding sequence ATGAACAAGAAAACCGCCGCCGTCCTCGCCCTCGCGATGTCGAGCGCCACTCTCGCCTATTCCGCCACCGCTGCCGCGCAGACGGTCATCGCCAATCCGCAGCCTGCGGGCGTGCTTTCGCTTTCGGCGCAGGCAAGCGCGCAAGTGCCGCAGGATGTCGTCACCATCACGCTCTTCTACGAGCAGGAAGCTGCCGATCCCTCGTCGCTCACCGCGACGCTGAATCAGCGCGCCGAAGCTGCGTTGCGCGAAGCGAAGGGTGTGGATGGCGTCACCGCGAAAAGCGGCTCGTTCACCGTGTATCCGTCGACCGACCGTGACGGCAAGATCTCCGCATGGCGCGGGCGCACGGAGATCGTGCTCGAATCGCACGACTTCGCGGCGGCATCGAAGCTCGCGGGCAAGATGAGCGCGTCGATGCAGGTCGGCAACGTCACGTTCTCGCTGTCGCCGGAAGCGCAGCGCGCTGCGGAGCAGAAGCTCTCGACGCAGGCTATCGATTCGTTCCGCAAGCAGGCGCAAGCCGCCTCGCAAGCCTTCGGCTACAGCAGCTATTCGATTCGCGAGGTGAACGTGGGGCATAGCGGCGTGGCGCCGCGCCCGGTGATGATGATGCAATCGCGCGCCATGAACGCCGATGCCAAGATGGCCGCGCCGATGGCGCTCGAAGCCGGCACCACGACGGTGACGGTAGACGTGTCCGGCTCGGTGCAGATGGGTCGCTGA
- the lgt gene encoding prolipoprotein diacylglyceryl transferase encodes MLIHPNFDPVAIHLGPLAVRWYGLMYLVAFISAIVIGRLRLRLPYVAAQGWSAKDIDDMLFYGVLGTILGGRIGYVLFYKASYYAAHPLDIFKVWEGGMSFHGGFLGVTFAMVLFAFQRKRTWLQVTDFVAPMVPLGLAAGRLGNFINGELWGRVTDPAAPWAMLFQNSTNDDAVWLAKNPQLDAKWHLMEIFQRYHMLPRHPSQLYEIALEGLVLFIVIWTFSRKPRPVGAISALFLIGYGLARFTVEFAREPDDYLGLLALGLSMGQWLSLPMIIAGVIMMVWAYRRHRRVATNAA; translated from the coding sequence ATGCTCATCCACCCCAATTTCGATCCCGTCGCGATTCATCTCGGACCGCTCGCCGTGCGCTGGTACGGCCTCATGTATCTGGTCGCGTTCATTTCCGCCATCGTCATCGGACGGTTGCGGCTGCGACTGCCGTATGTCGCCGCGCAAGGCTGGAGCGCGAAGGACATCGACGACATGCTGTTCTACGGCGTGCTCGGCACGATTCTCGGCGGGCGCATCGGCTACGTGCTGTTCTACAAGGCGAGCTATTACGCCGCGCACCCGCTCGATATCTTCAAGGTGTGGGAAGGCGGCATGTCGTTTCACGGCGGCTTTCTGGGCGTGACGTTCGCGATGGTGCTCTTCGCGTTTCAGCGCAAACGCACGTGGCTGCAAGTGACGGATTTCGTCGCGCCGATGGTGCCGCTCGGCCTCGCGGCGGGGCGACTCGGCAACTTCATCAACGGCGAACTGTGGGGCCGCGTGACCGACCCGGCCGCGCCCTGGGCGATGCTGTTCCAGAACTCGACGAACGACGACGCCGTCTGGCTCGCGAAGAATCCGCAACTGGACGCGAAGTGGCATCTCATGGAAATCTTCCAGCGTTATCACATGCTGCCGCGGCATCCGTCGCAGTTGTATGAGATCGCGCTGGAAGGCCTCGTGCTGTTCATCGTGATCTGGACGTTTTCGCGCAAGCCGCGTCCGGTCGGCGCCATTTCCGCGCTTTTTCTGATCGGCTATGGACTTGCGCGCTTCACGGTGGAATTCGCCCGCGAACCCGACGACTATCTCGGCCTGCTCGCGCTCGGGCTTTCCATGGGCCAGTGGCTTTCGCTGCCGATGATCATCGCGGGCGTCATCATGATGGTGTGGGCGTACAGGCGGCATCGTCGGGTAGCGACGAACGCGGCGTGA